CAAAGACAGCAACTTAACGCCCGGACAGCGCTCGTTAAGCTCTCCTAATATCTTTGGAACCGATGGGTCAAATTTCATCAACCAATTTCCTCCCAACCATCCGCGAATCGCGTAGGAATCATATTATGACCTAATATTTTAACTCAGCCGCTAATTTCCTTGCTATCACTAATATATTTACATAATAGCTAGCTTGTATATCCCGTTTTATCCCGCCTGAACTCAACAAACGCATCCTGATGAAAGGAAGAGAGGGGGAGGTAATCCGGTAAGCACGAGACACCCCTTGGAATCACACAGTTAACTATAACCTAAATAGTACAGGCAACCCATAGGGGTCGCCTGTAGGTTTATTATTTTCCAGCTAACCAATCCTAAGGCGCTGCTGTAGTATTGGCGGCGAGGGTTAGGACTCGTTTGGCAAGTTCTCGGTCTATGAAGAATAGAGCGCCTTTATCATCTCCGATTAACTTTAGATCCTGGATGATTGCGTCTGCAGAGGAAAGTTCTTCGACTTGTTCGGTCACGAACCACTCTAGAAAGATACTGGACGCGTGGTCCTTCTCTGCGATTGCCAGACTGCTGAGTTCGTTGATAGAAGCCGTTACCTTCTCCTCATGCGCAAAAGCATCTTCAAATGCCGCAAGAGGACTTTTCCAGGTTGATGGCGGAGCATCGATGGCAAAGAGCGTGACTTTGGCTCGTCGATCGAGGAGCTGATCAAAGAATTTCATCGAATGGATCATTTCTTCTTGCGCCTGAATTCGAAGCCAGTTGGCAAATCCTTTC
The window above is part of the bacterium genome. Proteins encoded here:
- a CDS encoding ferritin, producing MIGKKMHEALQKQLNMELYSYYLYMAMSAHFNDINLKGFANWLRIQAQEEMIHSMKFFDQLLDRRAKVTLFAIDAPPSTWKSPLAAFEDAFAHEEKVTASINELSSLAIAEKDHASSIFLEWFVTEQVEELSSADAIIQDLKLIGDDKGALFFIDRELAKRVLTLAANTTAAP